One window of the Cohnella hashimotonis genome contains the following:
- a CDS encoding DUF6470 family protein — protein sequence MRGIVLAPQIQIQQTYAQLGIDADIGTQHIEQPRPTFEMKQPRAQLEIESPEGRLEVDSSKAWDALGLGGHLNVMNNIYSMAPQIAQQGLARIVEEGNRMADLTNPNNPFAEFAEDWRRTFPEFDFRGPAAYNNVSVTFTPGDLSIRASASPVEIHSEVNPPLLSYDRGKLDIYMQQYNSVKFTPPPLVSLQG from the coding sequence ATGAGAGGGATCGTACTTGCGCCGCAGATTCAGATTCAGCAGACATACGCGCAGCTTGGCATCGACGCAGACATCGGCACGCAGCATATCGAGCAGCCGCGTCCGACGTTCGAGATGAAGCAACCGCGCGCGCAGCTGGAGATCGAGTCTCCTGAGGGCCGCCTTGAAGTGGACTCGTCCAAGGCTTGGGATGCATTGGGTTTGGGCGGCCATCTGAACGTGATGAACAACATCTATTCAATGGCACCGCAGATCGCGCAGCAGGGGCTGGCCCGTATCGTCGAGGAAGGCAACCGGATGGCCGACCTGACCAACCCGAACAATCCGTTTGCGGAGTTCGCGGAGGACTGGCGCCGTACCTTCCCTGAGTTCGACTTCCGCGGCCCGGCGGCTTATAACAATGTGAGTGTCACCTTTACCCCTGGCGACCTCTCGATTCGCGCCTCTGCCAGCCCCGTAGAGATCCACAGCGAGGTCAATCCGCCGCTCCTCTCGTACGACAGGGGCAAGCTGGACATTTATATGCAGCAGTACAACAGCGTGAAGTTCACGCCGCCGCCGCTGGTTAGTTTGCAGGGCTGA
- the fliW gene encoding flagellar assembly protein FliW encodes MIIQSSVLGAVEIETDKAVKFTQGMPGFEDTTSFVLLQPDPSLPFTYMQSLDRSEVVFLLTDPFVFAPEYDLRLSEDAVEELQIQGEQDVQVWSVVTLKDSIETATMNLLAPVIINVREKLGRQIVLTNSTYSTRQLLSPPVPHGETKSTGDGA; translated from the coding sequence ATGATTATTCAATCTTCCGTGCTGGGCGCGGTCGAGATCGAGACGGACAAGGCGGTCAAGTTTACGCAGGGCATGCCGGGATTCGAGGATACGACGTCGTTCGTCTTGCTGCAGCCCGACCCGAGCCTGCCGTTTACCTACATGCAATCGCTGGATCGATCCGAGGTCGTCTTTTTGCTTACCGATCCTTTCGTTTTCGCGCCGGAATATGATTTGAGACTTTCCGAGGATGCGGTTGAGGAACTCCAAATTCAAGGCGAACAGGATGTACAAGTTTGGTCGGTCGTCACGCTCAAGGATAGCATCGAGACAGCCACGATGAATCTGCTTGCCCCGGTCATTATCAATGTGCGCGAGAAGTTGGGCAGGCAGATTGTGCTGACCAACTCCACTTACTCAACCAGACAATTGCTCTCGCCGCCTGTTCCGCATGGTGAAACGAAATCTACAGGGGACGGGGCGTGA
- the csrA gene encoding carbon storage regulator CsrA yields MLVLSRKKGESIMIGHDIELIVLGTEGDTVRLGIKAPRSVAVNRKEIYDAIQESNREAVNVQVPLADLRKLLGGHAGDTESDQ; encoded by the coding sequence ATGCTGGTATTGTCCAGAAAAAAAGGCGAGTCCATTATGATCGGTCACGATATCGAGCTTATCGTCCTAGGGACGGAGGGAGATACCGTGCGTCTAGGGATCAAGGCTCCCCGGAGCGTTGCAGTGAATCGCAAAGAGATCTATGACGCGATCCAGGAATCTAACCGGGAAGCGGTCAACGTGCAGGTGCCGCTGGCGGATTTGCGCAAGCTGCTGGGCGGTCACGCGGGGGACACGGAAAGCGATCAATAA
- a CDS encoding flagellin has translation MRINHNIAALNTHRQLTGNTAAASKSLEKLSSGLRINRAGDDAAGLAISEKMRAQIRGLDMASKNAQDGISLIQTAEGALNETHSILQRMRELADQSANGTNTADDRAAIQEEVKQLKDEIDRIGNTTEFNTQKLLNGALKSAGTVNVAVDTTTGSQVAKLTGGKVTGSGTMSAITVTDANFTAETITIDGNEITVDWSQLTTDQRNTLKGIGSDSTTKNNAKDLILQTINDAIDKSGKNTAHVTGYVDTSGNLVIESGSKGVDSKIKSGTSGVLGSVVGAGRGVQSDGTTNYNGTAIASGATADMTINGIGMQITLNSGIAAGESMASAAVLLQSAINAAITAYNSDITHKTSGQEGYITAAQVSVSSDGRFVITNENGPITLKDQTGQTTISDLGLSKAQTESSGNGGVTFQIGANRGQTISFGISDMRTAALGLSAVDVSTATSASQALDSLDSAIKNVSSQRSKMGAVQNRLEHTINNLQTASENLTAAESRIRDVDMAKEMMDFTKSNILSQAAQAMLAQANQQPQGVLQLLR, from the coding sequence ATGCGTATTAACCACAATATCGCAGCGCTCAACACGCACCGTCAACTGACGGGCAACACGGCTGCTGCCAGCAAGTCCCTGGAAAAGCTGTCTTCCGGTCTTCGTATCAACCGTGCAGGCGACGACGCTGCCGGCCTCGCGATCTCCGAAAAAATGCGCGCTCAAATCCGCGGCCTGGACATGGCTTCGAAGAACGCGCAAGACGGCATCTCCCTGATCCAAACGGCTGAAGGCGCGCTCAACGAGACGCACTCCATCCTGCAACGTATGCGCGAGCTGGCCGACCAATCGGCTAACGGCACCAACACTGCCGACGACCGCGCTGCGATCCAAGAAGAAGTTAAGCAGCTGAAGGACGAAATCGACCGCATCGGCAACACGACCGAGTTCAACACGCAAAAGCTGCTGAACGGCGCGCTGAAGTCCGCTGGTACGGTTAACGTTGCAGTTGACACGACGACGGGTTCGCAGGTTGCGAAGTTGACGGGTGGCAAGGTTACCGGTTCCGGCACCATGTCCGCTATCACAGTTACTGACGCTAACTTTACTGCCGAAACGATTACAATCGATGGCAACGAAATCACGGTAGATTGGTCGCAACTGACAACCGATCAGCGCAATACGCTGAAAGGAATCGGCTCTGATTCTACAACCAAGAACAATGCTAAAGATCTGATTCTTCAAACAATCAACGATGCAATCGACAAGTCGGGTAAGAACACGGCTCACGTGACTGGTTATGTTGATACCTCCGGTAACCTGGTTATTGAGAGCGGTTCTAAAGGCGTCGATTCTAAGATTAAATCTGGAACATCTGGAGTACTCGGTTCTGTCGTTGGTGCAGGTCGCGGTGTTCAAAGCGACGGCACGACTAACTATAACGGAACAGCAATCGCTTCCGGTGCAACTGCAGATATGACGATCAATGGAATCGGCATGCAGATCACGCTGAACAGCGGTATTGCTGCTGGCGAGTCGATGGCTTCCGCTGCAGTCTTGTTGCAATCCGCAATCAATGCCGCCATCACGGCCTACAACTCGGATATCACGCACAAGACTTCAGGCCAAGAGGGCTATATCACTGCAGCACAAGTATCCGTAAGCTCCGATGGACGTTTCGTTATTACCAATGAAAATGGTCCTATTACGCTTAAGGATCAAACCGGTCAAACCACGATCTCCGACCTTGGCTTGTCCAAAGCTCAAACGGAATCTTCCGGCAACGGCGGCGTGACGTTCCAAATCGGCGCTAACCGCGGTCAAACGATTAGCTTCGGCATTAGCGATATGCGTACAGCTGCACTCGGCCTTTCTGCAGTTGATGTGTCCACCGCTACCAGCGCATCGCAAGCTCTGGATAGCCTTGATTCGGCGATTAAGAACGTATCGTCGCAACGTTCCAAGATGGGTGCTGTACAAAACCGTCTGGAGCATACGATCAACAACCTGCAGACCGCTTCTGAAAACCTGACGGCTGCTGAATCCCGTATCCGCGACGTTGACATGGCGAAGGAAATGATGGACTTCACGAAGTCCAACATCCTCTCCCAAGCAGCTCAAGCGATGCTGGCTCAAGCGAACCAACAGCCGCAAGGCGTACTGCAACTTCTGCGTTAA
- a CDS encoding motility associated factor glycosyltransferase family protein, protein MNIEASNLQVLSRRFPSVLGLLERREQEFENAGFFTIASRASDPTVYREAEGKKTFWLSQYNPRQEAANFISKFQDVNDYNHVLFYGAGLGYHIEEFVSKFPNIKYSIYEPEPSIFYQWMKCRPNALSSLSLLQNIFIETHPDQVNIYLSHLLQHTNGQIQLIVHPAYERFLQERINHFLEQFKVTLKVAKHNLAAYEHFQNIWVVNGTLNLRHTLSTPNYLQFKEKLNGKPVLIVSAGPSLQDEIENLRMIRQKNSAYIFAVGSANKSLINHGIMPHAVCAYDGSNLQTSVFKELIESGATDIPLFYGSYVGAMLLEEYHGPKIHFLMTHDTIGQFVLQDEALNQPSVVTSPTIAGVMLDVLCKLNCTIYFVGQNLALRNSKYYAEKIRYDHLPENVLSADYQYVKTLDVDGVEIDTTRDFLMMKMSIEAIKRSYPEIVAYNTTKGGAAIEGIPYRTLDEVIQSDFKQNTVDEKWFEDVTTDIQINAAINQIESLVKSAESLKIMLDKISDLLTKIYKNVEQRKPNKLYPIFPKFDAAIQELLRNDAYKVFLLPMNQNAHDLLWKKISDIKLEANVFTKGNMIAQHFGSYIYECQKAYAQSKGVISHLLETKTIEQKKIEALQAESPIAEVEVGGAV, encoded by the coding sequence ATGAATATTGAAGCCTCCAATCTTCAAGTATTAAGCCGGCGATTCCCTTCCGTACTCGGCTTACTGGAACGTAGGGAACAAGAATTCGAAAATGCTGGTTTTTTTACAATAGCTTCGCGTGCTTCGGATCCGACGGTTTATCGAGAAGCGGAAGGGAAAAAAACATTTTGGTTAAGTCAGTATAACCCTCGCCAAGAGGCAGCTAACTTCATCTCAAAATTTCAAGATGTAAATGATTATAATCATGTTTTATTTTATGGAGCGGGCCTGGGTTATCATATTGAAGAGTTTGTCTCGAAGTTCCCAAATATCAAATATTCCATATATGAACCTGAACCGTCTATTTTTTATCAATGGATGAAGTGTCGTCCTAACGCGCTATCGTCTTTGAGTTTGCTTCAAAATATTTTCATTGAAACTCATCCAGACCAAGTAAATATTTATTTAAGTCATCTGCTCCAGCATACAAACGGTCAAATTCAATTAATTGTTCATCCAGCATATGAGAGGTTCCTTCAAGAAAGAATAAACCACTTTTTAGAACAGTTTAAAGTTACGCTTAAAGTAGCCAAGCATAATTTAGCCGCATACGAACACTTCCAGAATATCTGGGTGGTAAATGGTACGCTAAACCTGAGACACACGCTTTCCACACCAAACTACTTGCAATTTAAAGAGAAATTGAATGGAAAACCGGTATTAATAGTATCTGCAGGTCCTTCGTTGCAAGATGAAATTGAAAATTTGCGAATGATTCGACAAAAAAACTCGGCTTATATATTTGCCGTCGGATCTGCAAACAAGTCTTTAATTAATCACGGCATAATGCCCCATGCTGTATGCGCGTACGATGGTTCAAATTTACAAACCAGTGTTTTCAAGGAGTTAATTGAGAGCGGAGCCACCGATATTCCATTATTCTATGGAAGTTATGTTGGAGCGATGCTGTTAGAGGAATATCATGGACCAAAAATACATTTTCTGATGACCCATGATACCATCGGGCAGTTCGTACTTCAAGACGAAGCGCTCAATCAGCCAAGTGTTGTTACTTCTCCGACGATTGCAGGAGTTATGCTGGATGTCCTGTGTAAATTGAATTGTACTATTTATTTTGTGGGACAAAACCTCGCTCTTCGAAATTCAAAATATTATGCTGAAAAAATTAGATACGATCACTTACCTGAAAATGTACTCAGTGCCGACTATCAGTATGTAAAAACGCTGGATGTCGATGGAGTGGAGATAGATACAACAAGAGACTTTTTAATGATGAAGATGAGTATTGAAGCCATAAAGCGCAGCTACCCGGAAATCGTAGCTTATAATACGACAAAAGGCGGGGCGGCAATTGAAGGAATTCCTTACCGAACATTGGATGAGGTCATACAAAGTGATTTTAAGCAGAATACTGTAGATGAGAAATGGTTCGAGGATGTAACTACGGATATTCAAATAAATGCAGCAATAAATCAAATTGAATCCCTAGTAAAAAGCGCTGAATCTCTAAAGATCATGTTGGATAAGATATCGGACCTTTTAACAAAGATTTATAAAAATGTCGAGCAGCGCAAACCAAACAAGCTGTATCCGATATTTCCGAAGTTCGATGCCGCGATTCAAGAGTTGCTTCGGAACGATGCGTATAAAGTATTTCTGCTGCCAATGAATCAGAATGCTCACGATTTGCTCTGGAAAAAAATAAGCGACATTAAGCTTGAAGCGAATGTATTTACAAAGGGCAATATGATTGCCCAACACTTCGGAAGTTACATTTATGAATGTCAAAAAGCTTATGCGCAAAGTAAAGGTGTAATCAGCCATTTACTTGAGACTAAAACCATTGAACAGAAAAAGATCGAAGCGCTACAAGCCGAATCTCCTATCGCGGAGGTCGAAGTCGGGGGGGCAGTGTAA
- a CDS encoding nucleotidyltransferase family protein produces MTSWKSTIVPFNMPIAEVIKTIDSSAMQIALVIYEDGRLAGTVTDGDVRRGILRGVGLHEEVSNIMNANPTLLPEQTEPGVILSMMRIKQIRQIPLVNHEGQVTDLKHFDDLVRPTRKSNWVMLMAGGLGTRLSPLTDSIPKPLLKVGGKPLLETILESFIASGFEKFYLSVNYKSEMVESYFGDGSKWGVTIRYVRESKRMGTAGALGLLETIPSEPMIVMNGDLLTKVNFNQLLEFHHEHRALATMCVRNYEYQVPYGVVNVDKHKLIGLVEKPSQHYFVNAGIYVLNPEVIKQIPSDIFYDMTTLFESLMDNKRETCVFPLREYWLDIGRMDDYERANGEYAEIFV; encoded by the coding sequence ATGACATCTTGGAAAAGTACTATCGTCCCTTTTAATATGCCTATCGCAGAAGTAATCAAAACGATCGATTCCAGCGCTATGCAAATTGCACTTGTGATATATGAGGATGGGAGACTTGCCGGAACGGTAACGGACGGCGACGTTCGCCGCGGGATTCTGCGCGGAGTAGGCCTTCATGAAGAGGTCTCCAACATTATGAACGCTAATCCGACGCTGCTTCCAGAGCAAACGGAGCCCGGTGTTATCCTGTCGATGATGCGGATCAAGCAGATTCGTCAGATTCCGCTGGTGAACCATGAAGGACAAGTAACCGACCTCAAGCACTTCGACGATTTGGTGAGGCCGACTCGCAAGAGCAATTGGGTCATGCTGATGGCCGGCGGACTCGGTACGAGGTTGAGTCCCTTGACCGACTCGATACCAAAGCCGCTACTCAAGGTTGGCGGCAAGCCGCTGCTAGAAACGATTCTGGAGAGCTTCATTGCAAGCGGCTTTGAGAAGTTCTATCTCTCGGTAAACTACAAGTCCGAGATGGTGGAGAGCTACTTCGGCGACGGTTCGAAGTGGGGCGTGACGATCCGTTATGTGCGCGAGAGTAAGCGTATGGGGACTGCAGGGGCGTTAGGCCTGCTGGAAACGATACCCTCTGAACCTATGATTGTGATGAACGGCGATTTGCTGACCAAGGTGAATTTTAATCAACTATTGGAATTCCATCATGAACATCGCGCGCTTGCAACGATGTGCGTGCGTAATTATGAATATCAGGTTCCCTACGGCGTAGTTAACGTGGACAAGCACAAGCTGATTGGTCTCGTTGAGAAACCGTCGCAGCATTACTTCGTAAACGCGGGCATTTATGTGCTGAATCCAGAAGTAATTAAACAGATTCCAAGCGATATTTTCTACGATATGACGACACTGTTCGAGTCGTTGATGGACAATAAACGAGAGACTTGCGTCTTCCCGCTTCGCGAATATTGGCTTGATATCGGCCGGATGGACGATTACGAGCGGGCTAACGGCGAATATGCGGAGATTTTCGTATGA
- a CDS encoding Gfo/Idh/MocA family protein, translating to MNVLIVGYGSIGARHDAILQSMGHTVSLVSGQHIQDRPVYRSILQALETEFFDYVIIANRTHQHADALRSLGELNYQGKLLIEKPLFDRVNAEFQTQQRDIYVAYNLRFHPVLQQLKNALHSSGSELLTANIYVGQYLPDWRPTQDYRRGYSAQREMGGGVLRDLSHELDYAIWLFGEWEQLTALGGKSSSLEIDSDDNFTILCRTTGCGSLTIHMNYLDRMPRRTIVVNTNDGTWIADLIKSTLSFNGEINTYETVRNESYIRMHEAMIAGEPASLCTFQEGMRIMNMIDAVEAANENKDWVMRRE from the coding sequence ATGAACGTGCTGATCGTCGGCTACGGATCCATCGGAGCTAGGCACGATGCTATCCTGCAATCAATGGGACATACGGTTTCACTAGTCAGCGGCCAGCACATCCAGGATCGCCCGGTGTACCGGAGTATCCTACAGGCATTGGAGACGGAGTTCTTCGACTACGTTATTATTGCGAACAGGACACACCAGCACGCTGATGCGCTGCGATCGTTAGGCGAATTGAATTATCAGGGCAAGCTGCTTATCGAGAAGCCCCTTTTTGATCGAGTAAATGCCGAGTTTCAAACTCAGCAGCGCGATATTTATGTGGCCTATAACCTACGGTTCCATCCCGTTCTGCAACAGTTAAAGAATGCGCTGCACTCGAGCGGCTCCGAATTGCTGACGGCCAACATCTATGTCGGCCAGTATCTCCCTGATTGGAGACCTACCCAGGACTATAGAAGGGGGTATTCAGCACAGCGGGAAATGGGCGGCGGTGTGCTGCGAGATCTGAGCCATGAACTGGATTATGCCATCTGGCTGTTCGGCGAATGGGAACAATTAACGGCACTCGGTGGAAAAAGTAGCTCGCTTGAGATTGACAGCGACGACAACTTTACAATCCTTTGCCGGACTACAGGATGCGGTTCGCTGACGATTCATATGAACTACTTAGATCGAATGCCTAGAAGAACAATTGTAGTAAATACGAACGATGGAACATGGATTGCCGATTTGATAAAGAGCACGTTATCTTTTAACGGTGAGATTAACACGTACGAGACGGTGCGGAATGAATCGTATATTCGTATGCATGAAGCGATGATTGCAGGAGAGCCTGCGTCCCTATGTACTTTTCAAGAGGGGATGCGGATTATGAATATGATCGACGCCGTCGAAGCAGCGAATGAGAACAAGGATTGGGTGATGAGACGTGAATAG
- a CDS encoding acylneuraminate cytidylyltransferase family protein — protein sequence MNRICTICARGGSKGVKNKNIRMLDGRPLIAHSIEQALATGIFATIAVSSDSDDILVAAREAGATILVKRPEEMASDTAAKLPAIRHCFTEAERIAGTRFDTIVDLDATSPLRIPQDIIEAVEMLESKRVSNVITGMPSRRSPYFNLVEINDNGAVELSKKLPYKVVRRQDGPPCYDMNASIYVWSREALLNNDAIFVADTRLYVMPEERSIDIDNELEFEWVEFLLNKQKEARHRV from the coding sequence GTGAATAGAATTTGCACGATTTGTGCGCGCGGCGGATCGAAGGGTGTTAAGAATAAAAATATTCGGATGTTGGATGGCCGACCGCTAATCGCGCACAGTATAGAGCAAGCGTTGGCCACCGGTATATTTGCCACGATCGCGGTAAGCAGCGATTCAGATGATATTCTGGTTGCTGCACGTGAAGCCGGCGCAACGATTCTGGTAAAACGCCCCGAAGAAATGGCGTCGGACACGGCGGCCAAGCTACCGGCAATCCGTCATTGCTTTACGGAGGCCGAACGCATCGCCGGAACGCGATTCGATACGATCGTCGATCTGGACGCAACATCGCCTCTGCGTATCCCGCAGGATATCATTGAAGCCGTGGAAATGTTGGAAAGCAAGCGAGTGTCCAATGTCATCACGGGGATGCCTTCCCGAAGATCTCCCTATTTTAATCTTGTCGAAATAAATGACAATGGCGCCGTTGAACTGTCGAAAAAGCTCCCTTACAAGGTCGTCAGAAGACAAGATGGACCGCCATGCTATGACATGAACGCTTCAATCTACGTATGGTCCCGTGAAGCGCTGTTGAATAACGACGCAATATTTGTGGCCGATACCCGGCTTTATGTGATGCCGGAAGAGCGCTCTATCGACATCGATAACGAACTGGAGTTCGAATGGGTGGAATTTTTGCTGAACAAGCAGAAGGAGGCGCGTCATCGTGTCTGA
- a CDS encoding SDR family oxidoreductase produces MSDSPFDFNLQGKNAVVTGAIGILGRRFSLGLASQGVNVAIVDLDEEASSAFAAELSEKYNVKCMGVGCDVSNPDSVKRMVERVVEQFGSIDILHNNAGGKSDDLIAYFKPFEEYPLEEWRKSMAVNIDGVFLVAQAVGKQMVAQGSGGSIIQTASIYGIVAPDNRIYEGSEYLGVAINTPAVYAASKAAVVGLTRYLSTYWASQGIRVNSITPGGVESGQNEQFVRKYANRVPLGRMAQRDEMVGALLYLASDLSSYVTGQNIVVDGGLSAW; encoded by the coding sequence GTGTCTGATTCCCCTTTTGACTTCAACCTGCAGGGCAAAAACGCCGTAGTAACTGGCGCCATCGGAATACTCGGTCGCAGATTCTCGTTGGGGCTGGCGAGTCAAGGCGTCAACGTCGCCATCGTCGATTTGGACGAGGAAGCTTCATCGGCTTTCGCTGCAGAACTGTCCGAGAAGTACAACGTAAAATGCATGGGCGTCGGTTGCGACGTATCTAATCCAGATTCGGTAAAGCGTATGGTAGAGCGGGTAGTGGAGCAATTCGGGAGTATCGACATTTTACACAATAATGCGGGTGGCAAGTCTGATGATCTTATTGCTTACTTTAAACCGTTTGAGGAGTATCCGCTTGAGGAATGGCGTAAATCGATGGCGGTCAATATTGATGGCGTTTTTTTGGTCGCACAAGCTGTCGGCAAGCAAATGGTGGCCCAAGGAAGCGGGGGATCGATCATCCAAACGGCTTCGATTTACGGCATTGTTGCTCCCGACAATCGCATCTATGAAGGCTCCGAATATTTGGGCGTGGCTATTAATACACCGGCCGTTTACGCAGCTTCGAAAGCCGCTGTTGTCGGTTTAACCCGTTATCTCTCTACTTACTGGGCCTCGCAAGGCATTCGCGTGAACAGCATCACGCCAGGGGGCGTGGAGAGCGGGCAGAACGAGCAGTTTGTCCGCAAATACGCGAATCGCGTTCCACTTGGGAGAATGGCTCAGAGAGACGAGATGGTCGGCGCCTTGCTTTATCTGGCTTCCGATTTGTCGAGCTATGTAACCGGTCAAAATATAGTGGTAGACGGCGGGCTGAGCGCTTGGTAA
- a CDS encoding flagellar protein FlaG: protein MDSISLGSASGYTGGVERVPSAQSTEPAAKTEETSSSPDFPSSGDFPSLAALKQAEQSGDQIGISDEQVLKAIEKALKNLAGKTTSLQFSIHEKTKHVMVKVVNSENGEVIREIPPEKNLDFLASLWEKAGILVDERR, encoded by the coding sequence ATGGATTCAATATCATTGGGTTCGGCATCCGGTTACACGGGAGGTGTCGAAAGGGTTCCATCAGCACAGTCAACCGAGCCTGCAGCGAAAACGGAGGAAACGTCTTCTTCGCCCGATTTTCCTTCTTCTGGCGATTTTCCAAGTTTAGCTGCGCTTAAGCAGGCGGAACAATCGGGCGACCAGATCGGGATTAGCGACGAACAGGTCTTGAAAGCAATTGAAAAGGCACTTAAGAACCTTGCTGGAAAGACCACAAGCCTGCAGTTTTCAATACATGAGAAAACCAAGCATGTCATGGTTAAGGTGGTTAATTCCGAGAACGGCGAAGTTATTCGGGAGATTCCGCCGGAGAAGAATCTTGACTTTCTTGCGAGTCTATGGGAAAAGGCGGGCATTCTGGTTGACGAACGCAGGTAA
- the fliD gene encoding flagellar filament capping protein FliD, with protein MVNRITGLASGMDIDSMVKKLMDANRIPLTRLNQQKTVLTWQRDAYRAVNTKISDFRNVAFDMKLNSNFNSRKATSDSDDSISVSGTATATEGTYKIKVDQVAETAKLTSSGAVGAKALSGLDTKLGDLNLAADTTLTIGGEKGTATIVVKKTDSLDTLIKAINNKSNTTGVKVSYDTTLDHFFFASSGTGSNAKVDLKSEDGSLISNVFKLTPGSPVAGSTVTGTQTFADGATTRVNKDLTTAQTLRIGYDGKTVDFTVDATTQIGNLIDQINNSDIGKKGVTAYLDANNKLAFTNPTDQTVKPIMITDQTSDAKDVVANLGFTAPVTTPRSTAGLSGSGKDAIIEYNGVTGTYATNTFSINGLNFTAKKVMTTEANITVSQDTDAIYDKIKTFVDKYNEMIGSINSTLDEKQYRDFTPLTDEQRSNMKEDEIKSWEAKAKSGLIRNDQMISSALNGFRLSLSSVVSGLPSGDIKQLSQIGITTGTYAEKGKLYIDPTALKKAISEHPDEVSALFTATDGGNKTSNTGDGLATRLVEQADNLMASLKTKAGTASSVDSTYTMGKRIGEFDKRISAMSTMLDDMETKYYNQFSAMETYINQMNAQSAYLSQQFGTS; from the coding sequence TTGGTTAACCGCATTACAGGTCTGGCTTCCGGTATGGATATCGATTCAATGGTCAAAAAACTGATGGATGCCAATCGGATTCCGCTGACGCGATTGAATCAGCAGAAGACAGTGCTCACCTGGCAACGGGATGCATACCGTGCCGTTAACACCAAGATCTCTGACTTCAGGAACGTAGCTTTCGATATGAAGCTCAACAGCAACTTTAACAGCCGCAAGGCTACGTCGGATTCCGATGACTCTATATCGGTATCAGGCACGGCTACGGCGACTGAAGGAACGTATAAAATCAAGGTCGACCAAGTCGCCGAGACAGCGAAGCTTACCTCTAGCGGTGCCGTAGGCGCCAAGGCGCTTAGCGGTCTGGACACAAAGCTGGGGGATCTCAATCTGGCTGCGGATACCACGCTTACGATTGGCGGCGAAAAGGGAACGGCAACGATCGTCGTCAAAAAGACAGATTCGCTCGATACGCTGATTAAAGCCATCAACAACAAGTCCAACACGACTGGAGTAAAGGTCAGCTACGATACGACTTTGGACCATTTCTTTTTTGCATCCTCGGGAACGGGTTCCAACGCCAAAGTTGATCTTAAGAGCGAGGACGGCAGCCTGATCTCAAATGTATTTAAGCTAACGCCAGGAAGCCCGGTAGCCGGTAGTACAGTGACCGGTACGCAGACCTTTGCCGACGGTGCAACTACGCGGGTCAACAAGGACTTGACGACTGCGCAAACCCTTCGGATCGGCTACGATGGAAAAACGGTGGACTTTACGGTAGATGCTACGACCCAAATCGGAAACTTGATCGATCAAATTAACAACTCCGATATCGGTAAGAAGGGCGTGACCGCTTATCTGGACGCCAACAATAAGCTGGCGTTCACCAATCCTACCGATCAAACAGTCAAGCCGATTATGATCACGGACCAAACATCGGACGCCAAGGATGTCGTTGCGAATCTGGGCTTCACCGCGCCGGTCACAACGCCGCGCTCAACCGCGGGCTTATCGGGCTCAGGTAAGGACGCAATCATTGAATATAACGGCGTTACAGGCACCTATGCGACCAACACGTTTTCCATTAACGGGCTTAATTTTACAGCGAAAAAAGTCATGACAACCGAAGCTAATATTACGGTCAGCCAGGATACGGACGCGATTTACGACAAAATTAAAACCTTTGTCGACAAGTACAACGAGATGATCGGCTCAATCAACTCGACGCTGGACGAAAAACAATACAGAGATTTCACGCCGCTTACCGACGAGCAGCGATCCAACATGAAAGAAGACGAGATTAAGTCTTGGGAAGCCAAAGCCAAGAGCGGTCTGATCCGTAACGACCAGATGATTTCCTCTGCTCTCAACGGTTTCCGTCTCTCGTTATCCTCCGTTGTGTCCGGACTCCCTAGCGGCGATATCAAGCAATTGTCGCAAATCGGGATTACAACCGGCACATACGCGGAGAAAGGCAAGCTCTATATCGACCCGACTGCCTTAAAAAAGGCGATCTCGGAACATCCGGACGAGGTGTCCGCTTTGTTTACGGCAACGGATGGCGGCAATAAGACATCAAACACCGGGGACGGGCTCGCTACACGGTTGGTCGAACAGGCGGACAATCTCATGGCAAGCCTTAAGACTAAGGCAGGGACAGCATCCAGCGTTGATTCCACTTATACGATGGGGAAACGAATCGGAGAGTTTGACAAGCGAATATCAGCTATGTCGACCATGCTTGACGATATGGAGACCAAGTATTACAACCAGTTTTCCGCCATGGAGACTTACATCAATCAGATGAACGCTCAGAGCGCTTACTTGTCCCAGCAGTTCGGTACGAGCTAG